The following coding sequences lie in one Trueperaceae bacterium genomic window:
- the argH gene encoding argininosuccinate lyase has product MSDGPRMWGGRFVGDTDALVEAFNASIDVDKAMALDDLDGSVAHATMLGETGILTAEETAAILRGLEDLRRDVERDRFDWRVALEDVHMNLEAALTERIGPVGGKLHTARSRNDQVATDLRLWLRRHVRVLLALLRRNREVLVDAADRWQGVVLPGYTHLQVAQPVAFSHHLLAWQEMFARDEDRLRDVLKRLDVSPLGAGALAGTTFPIDRHRTATLLGFAGPAENSLDAVSDRDFALEFLSAAAVVMMHLSRMSEELILWSSQEFGFVELPDSHTTGSSIMPQKKNPDVPELIRGKTGRVYGALMGLLTVMKGLPLAYNKDMQEDKEGVFDAVATLRACLTLQAELVPRIEAKPDAMHAAAGAAYANATDLADHLAKRGVPFREAHEVVGRLVAHALERGVPLEALPLEVLQAEHPALDADAYGVLDLDAVVAARDSFGGTAPARVAERIAALRASLAAHGPEEPPVGAAP; this is encoded by the coding sequence ATGAGCGACGGACCGCGCATGTGGGGGGGCCGCTTCGTCGGCGACACCGACGCGCTCGTCGAGGCGTTCAACGCGTCGATCGACGTCGACAAAGCGATGGCGCTCGACGACCTCGACGGGTCCGTCGCGCACGCCACCATGCTGGGCGAGACCGGCATCCTCACGGCCGAGGAGACCGCCGCGATCCTGCGCGGCCTCGAGGACCTGCGCCGCGACGTCGAACGCGACCGCTTCGATTGGCGGGTCGCCCTCGAGGACGTCCACATGAACCTCGAGGCGGCCCTGACCGAACGCATCGGGCCGGTCGGGGGGAAGCTCCACACCGCCCGCAGCCGCAACGACCAGGTCGCGACCGACCTGCGCCTCTGGTTGCGGCGGCACGTGCGGGTCCTGCTGGCTCTGCTGCGCCGCAACCGGGAGGTGCTCGTCGACGCCGCCGACCGGTGGCAGGGGGTCGTGCTGCCGGGCTACACGCACCTCCAGGTCGCGCAACCGGTCGCCTTCTCGCACCACCTGCTGGCCTGGCAGGAGATGTTCGCGCGGGACGAGGACCGGCTCCGCGACGTGCTGAAGCGCCTCGACGTCTCCCCGCTCGGGGCGGGCGCCCTCGCCGGCACGACCTTCCCCATCGACCGCCACCGGACCGCGACGCTGTTGGGCTTCGCCGGCCCCGCGGAGAACTCGTTGGACGCGGTCAGCGACCGCGACTTCGCCCTCGAGTTCCTGTCCGCCGCGGCGGTGGTGATGATGCACCTCTCGCGCATGTCGGAGGAGTTGATCCTCTGGTCGTCGCAGGAGTTCGGCTTCGTCGAGCTGCCCGACAGCCACACGACCGGCAGCAGCATCATGCCGCAGAAGAAGAACCCCGACGTCCCCGAACTCATCCGCGGGAAGACCGGCCGCGTCTACGGCGCGTTGATGGGCCTCCTGACCGTCATGAAGGGGCTCCCGCTCGCGTACAACAAGGACATGCAGGAGGACAAGGAGGGCGTCTTCGACGCCGTCGCGACGTTGCGGGCGTGCCTGACGCTGCAGGCGGAGTTGGTGCCACGCATCGAGGCGAAGCCGGACGCCATGCACGCCGCGGCGGGCGCGGCCTACGCGAACGCCACCGACCTCGCCGACCACCTCGCGAAGCGGGGCGTCCCGTTCCGCGAAGCGCACGAGGTCGTCGGGCGCCTGGTCGCGCACGCTCTCGAGCGCGGCGTCCCACTCGAGGCGCTGCCGCTCGAGGTGCTGCAGGCGGAACACCCGGCGCTCGACGCGGACGCCTACGGCGTCCTCGATCTCGATGCGGTCGTCGCGGCGCGCGACAGCTTCGGCGGGACCGCGCCCGCCCGCGTCGCGGAACGCATCGCGGCGCTCCGCGCGTCGCTCGCGGCGCACGGGCCCGAGGAGCCCCCGGTGGGAGCGGCGCCGTGA
- a CDS encoding GNAT family N-acetyltransferase — protein MSEDAAPLGSGRAYEAARLRWAGETDAARLAALWRVGRDADGADPSGEDEAGMRAWLADGGAVVLEDDRGEALCALRWRWQGGGWHLDRIATRPDARGQGFGRWLMTKLEALAIKRAVPHLTLDLPADHADLRAYYLRLGYRDAGTEAGAVRMRKRVGGVWQRQTDAAPHEATP, from the coding sequence GTGAGCGAGGACGCCGCCCCCCTCGGGTCCGGACGCGCCTACGAAGCGGCCCGCCTCCGCTGGGCCGGCGAAACGGACGCCGCCCGCCTGGCCGCCCTCTGGCGCGTCGGTCGGGACGCGGACGGCGCCGACCCCTCCGGCGAGGACGAGGCCGGCATGCGAGCGTGGCTGGCGGACGGCGGCGCGGTCGTGCTCGAGGACGATCGCGGGGAGGCGCTGTGCGCCCTCCGGTGGCGTTGGCAGGGGGGCGGGTGGCATCTCGACCGCATCGCGACGCGTCCCGACGCGCGCGGCCAGGGGTTCGGGCGCTGGTTGATGACGAAACTCGAAGCGCTCGCCATCAAGCGCGCCGTGCCCCACCTGACCCTCGACCTCCCCGCCGACCACGCCGACCTGCGCGCGTACTACCTGCGTCTCGGCTACCGCGACGCCGGCACGGAGGCCGGGGCGGTCCGCATGCGCAAGCGCGTCGGGGGGGTCTGGCAACGCCAGACCGACGCCGCCCCGCACGAGGCGACGCCATGA
- a CDS encoding argininosuccinate synthase, giving the protein MPSDVSKVVLAYSGGLDTSVILAWLKETYDAEVIAFTADIGQGEEVEEAERRALATGATKAYAVDLREAFVRDFVFPVLRSGALYEGYYLLGTSFARPLIAKHMVEIAERDGADAVSHGATGKGNDQVRFELSAYALAPDIRVVAPWREWDLGGREDLIAWLRERDMDVPVSKEKPYSMDANLFHVSYEGGVLEDPWTEPPAGMWRRTTDPEAAPDEARVVEIDFEHGDPVAIDGERLAPVELLETANAIAGAHGVGRVDLVENRFVGMKSRGCYETPGGTLLFHAHKAVEQLTLDRQVLKLRDEMVPTYAQAVYDGFWYAPEREAMQAFMDHVQRPVTGTARLKLYKGSVTILGRRSPHSLYREDVVTFEEDDVYDQGDADGFIKLNALRLRIARQLADDSGDA; this is encoded by the coding sequence ATGCCGTCCGACGTCTCGAAAGTCGTGCTCGCCTACTCCGGAGGTCTCGACACCTCCGTCATCCTCGCCTGGCTGAAGGAAACCTACGACGCCGAGGTCATCGCCTTCACCGCCGACATCGGGCAGGGGGAGGAGGTCGAGGAGGCGGAACGCCGCGCCCTCGCGACGGGCGCGACGAAGGCGTACGCCGTCGACCTGCGCGAGGCGTTCGTCCGCGACTTCGTGTTCCCCGTCCTGCGCAGCGGCGCGCTGTACGAGGGGTACTACCTGCTCGGCACCAGCTTCGCGCGCCCCCTGATCGCGAAACACATGGTCGAGATCGCGGAGCGCGACGGCGCGGACGCCGTCTCGCACGGCGCGACCGGGAAGGGCAACGACCAGGTGCGCTTCGAGCTGTCCGCCTACGCGTTGGCGCCCGACATCCGCGTCGTCGCACCCTGGCGCGAGTGGGACCTCGGGGGCCGCGAGGACCTGATCGCGTGGCTGCGCGAGCGCGACATGGACGTCCCCGTCAGCAAGGAGAAGCCCTACTCGATGGACGCCAACCTGTTCCACGTCAGTTACGAAGGCGGCGTCCTCGAGGACCCCTGGACCGAACCGCCGGCCGGCATGTGGCGGCGCACGACCGACCCCGAGGCCGCACCGGACGAAGCCCGCGTCGTGGAGATCGACTTCGAGCACGGCGATCCGGTCGCCATCGACGGCGAACGCCTCGCCCCCGTCGAGCTGCTCGAAACGGCGAACGCCATCGCCGGCGCGCACGGCGTCGGACGCGTCGACCTCGTCGAGAACCGCTTCGTCGGCATGAAGTCCCGCGGGTGCTACGAGACGCCCGGCGGGACGTTGCTGTTCCACGCCCACAAGGCGGTCGAACAACTCACCCTCGACCGGCAGGTCCTGAAGCTCCGCGACGAGATGGTGCCGACGTACGCCCAAGCGGTGTACGACGGGTTCTGGTACGCCCCCGAACGCGAAGCGATGCAGGCGTTCATGGATCACGTGCAGCGCCCCGTCACCGGCACCGCCCGCCTGAAGCTGTACAAGGGATCGGTCACGATCCTCGGGCGCCGCAGCCCCCACAGCCTCTACCGCGAGGACGTCGTGACGTTCGAAGAGGACGACGTGTACGACCAGGGCGACGCGGACGGCTTCATCAAGCTCAACGCCCTGCGGCTGCGCATCGCGCGGCAGCTGGCCGACGACTCGGGCGACGCGTGA